The DNA sequence agcTGTCTCTTCATTGTTAACAAGTGCTTGGTGAACTTGTACTGTACCTTTAAAGATCAACCTTGGTGGGGATTGTAAATGGTCGCTTCacctaaatccagaaaaaacaCACGGCTCATTTTTATCTGCAGAATGTTCCAGATCTCTGCTGTGGTAATTTCTGCCGCCACCTTTCTATAACTGACATAATGGGAcataaagcacaaaaacaacatccatAACACCCCAATATTTGTCTGTTTCCAGAAACAATGTCCTGTATTCAAGAGCAGTTTCTAATCATATAACATGTGTATGTGCACTGCACTGCCTGAGCCTTTCGAGCCTACATAACCAAACACAGTGGATGAATGAACTCTCTCCGTGTGCTTTAGGTCAACTTTGAAGATGTGATCGCAGAGCCAGCTGGCATACACAGTGTGGACCGGGTGTGGACAGCCAGCTACACCACCTTCACTGTGTCCAAGTACTGTTGTTATCGCTGCCTGACGGCCATCTTGGGCATCCCTCTGTCAGTGCTCTGGGGCCTCCTGTTTGCTCTTGTGTCTTTCTGCCACATCTGGGCAGTTGTGCCCTGCATCAAGAGCTGTCACATTGAGACCCAGTGTCTGAGTCGATTCTACTCGCTGGCCATACACACCTTCATTGGCCCACTCTTTGAGGCAATGGGGAAGATGTACAGCGGCGTGAGAGTAGTTTTGCGCAAGGAGACATGAGAGTTTGATTCATTCAGGGATGAAGATCAATTTCAGGACGTCTGAAACTAAAGATGCAATTCtaatagttgtttttcttttttgaatctTAAAATTGTCTTAAAATCTCAATCTGAAAATTGTCTAACCTTTAATTTTTTGTATTCCTTTGACAAAATTAAccaaactttaaataaataacgtTTAAAGAATGTTTTAGGCATAATATGAATGGTTTTACATGTACAGCGGCGTGACACTGATATGAATGGTTTTACATCTACATTTTGTGACACTGATCGAAACTGTAGCCTACGTATGAATGTGTGCCCCCTCCCTCACCTTAAAACAGCACCCTGTGGATGTTACTATGAAGCACAATGTTTCCTTTGAGATTTTTAGCTAAAGTTAAAGAACATTTTGAGACACACTTAATGAGACAAGAATGCACATTATACGATCATGACACGGAAACTTTATATATACGTATCCTAAAGCCAGTGACACCGGGTAGAAAAGTAAGACTATCTGTGTGGCCACAAGAGGGAACCACTAATTTTTATTCATgcatcatttttgatttaatcaCACAGAGGATAGAATAACATGGCTATAAAATGCTTGTACAAAAACTACTGCTGTTTTAAAGGGGTAAACAATCATTACAGGGCAACAAAATTAGGACATTTTGCGTTGCTTTCTATAAGACACAAtctcctttttcaaaatgtgataaTTGCTCGTCTTTTAAGGTCAAAGTCAGGACAACAACTGCTGGAACGAGCCTTTAAGATTTAAGACTAAAGGACAAAAGTATATGGTCATGGTTGTTTATACAGAAAAGCAGCGGCTATATGTTGAAATGCAAAAATCCTACAACATAAGAGAAACACTGTGTATGCAGGACTCTGGAGCAAAGAGAGtccaaaaggaaaggagatgttTTTGTAAAGCAAATGGCATCCATTCCTCAAAGATTTAAACTACCGCCAGATGTAGCTTGGAAACGGGTTTATGTTGTCTATTTGTCGCCGtttaaaacatctgaaaacaaacacgCTGCAGTGGCCGCCAGAGCACTGCTGCAGATAATCAAATGCCTCACAGTGGGAATTGCACGCTTGACTACATTTTGGCCTCTCGGATGACAGTCAGCTGGCTTTTCAGTGTGCCGCCCCCCCGTTGCTGGACGTGTGCGTGAGGCTCCGCTGGCTGCTGGTGGCCTTGAAGACGTGAGCGGAGCCGTTTTTTCTCTTGTGCCTGCAGTGTTGATCGCAGCCGCACGAGGAGTCCGTCAAGTGCTGTCGACCGCAGCAGAAGAAGCACCGCGTCAGGTCGTGGAACAGGTGACCGGCAAAGAACATGTAGATCCAGGGGTTGCAACAGCTGTTGAGACTGGCCAGCAACATGGCAATTATAAAGGCCATGTCTACGGAAAGGGACGGAGAAGAACACAGA is a window from the Scophthalmus maximus strain ysfricsl-2021 chromosome 6, ASM2237912v1, whole genome shotgun sequence genome containing:
- the LOC118310096 gene encoding caveolin-3-like codes for the protein MADSNHGQEQMMRMDSHSREIDLINRDPKQINEDVVKVNFEDVIAEPAGIHSVDRVWTASYTTFTVSKYCCYRCLTAILGIPLSVLWGLLFALVSFCHIWAVVPCIKSCHIETQCLSRFYSLAIHTFIGPLFEAMGKMYSGVRVVLRKET